The stretch of DNA ACTTCGAATGCCAAAACGGCTACCAAAGTTCTGAAGATCAAAGGAACCGTAAAGCAAAAACCGGAAGAGCCTTCAGGAACACCGTTGCAAAACAGCAACACATTCACTCCGACGGCCAGCCCCGACAATGAGTAACCTATGCGAATTATCGCACTGATCATATTGAAGACCCTGCTATTCGCAGGGTTTTCTTTTGCCCAATCCGCTGAGTTCAAGTTTGAGGATGATGTGTACAAATTCGGCAAAGTGTCGGAGGATAGTCTTCTTTCCTTCGACTACCACTTTATCAATTCCGGCGATGCACCATTGATCATCCAGGACATCAAGGTGACCTGCGGATGTACCGTACCCACCTGGCCGAAAGCTCCCATTCCTCCCGGAGGGAAAGGCACGATCCGTGTCACCTTTGACACGAGTGGCAAGATCGCCTACCAGGAGCGGACATTGGAAGTCCATTCCAACGCCCGAAAATCTCCATACAAACTAAAGTTCAAGGGAACGGTTCTGAACAAAAAGAAAGGGTAAATCTGGAATTCTTCCTACTTTTGCACCCTTCATCAGATTATTATCGTGTTTTGTTTCACTGAATTCTGAATCACCATGCCTACTATTTCTAAAAAAGGCTTACAACTGCCCGCTTCTCCCATCCGTAAACTGGTACCGTTTGCCGAAGGTGCAAAACAAAAAGGACGTACCGTCTATCACCTGAACATCGGTCAGCCGGACATTGAATCCCCCCAACTGGTGCTTGACGCGATCCGTAACTTCGACCTGAGGGTGATCGAGTATAGTCACTCAGCCGGTATCGAATCATACAGAAAAAAACTTCTTCAGTACTACAAAAAGGTCAACATCAACCTGGACCTGAACCAGGTGATCGTAACCGCCGGTGGATCGGAAGCGCTGCTTGCATCCTTTATCTGCTGTCTGGATGCAGGTGATGAAGTGATCATCCCTGAGCCTTTCTATGCCAACTACAATAGCTTTGCTATCGCAGCGGGTGTGGTCGTAAAACCGATCACCTCCACCATCGAAACAGGTTTCGCCCTTCCTCCGATCTCAGACTTCGAGAAGCTGATCACTGACAAGACCAAAGCCATCCTGATCTGCAATCCCGGCAACCCTACCGGATACCTTTATTCCAAAGAAGAGCTGGATGCATTGCGCGAGATCGTACTCAAGCATGACCTCTTCCTCTTCGCGGATGAAGTATACCGTGAGTTCTGCTATGACGGCAAGACCCACCACAGCACGCTCAACCTCCCCGGTCTTGAGCAGAATGTCATCATGGTGGATTCCGTTTCAAAACGTTACAGCATGTGCGGCGCACGGGTAGGTACCATCGTCACACGCAACAAGGAAGTTTTTGATGCCATCATGAAATTCGCCCAGGCCCGATTGAGTCCGCCCACCCTCGGACAGGTTGGTGCCGAAGCTGCCGTGGAT from Flavobacteriales bacterium encodes:
- a CDS encoding DUF1573 domain-containing protein: MRIIALIILKTLLFAGFSFAQSAEFKFEDDVYKFGKVSEDSLLSFDYHFINSGDAPLIIQDIKVTCGCTVPTWPKAPIPPGGKGTIRVTFDTSGKIAYQERTLEVHSNARKSPYKLKFKGTVLNKKKG
- a CDS encoding pyridoxal phosphate-dependent aminotransferase, with amino-acid sequence MPTISKKGLQLPASPIRKLVPFAEGAKQKGRTVYHLNIGQPDIESPQLVLDAIRNFDLRVIEYSHSAGIESYRKKLLQYYKKVNINLDLNQVIVTAGGSEALLASFICCLDAGDEVIIPEPFYANYNSFAIAAGVVVKPITSTIETGFALPPISDFEKLITDKTKAILICNPGNPTGYLYSKEELDALREIVLKHDLFLFADEVYREFCYDGKTHHSTLNLPGLEQNVIMVDSVSKRYSMCGARVGTIVTRNKEVFDAIMKFAQARLSPPTLGQVGAEAAVDTPDSYFQEVKDEYVKRRDLVVKALQNMDGVTCPTPGGAFYVIASLPIDDSDKFCQWLLESFEFDNQTVMLAPATGFYSTPGLGKTEVRIAYVLNLDALSNAMKCLDAALKVYPGRTEVKQAAAAKL